A genome region from Microbacterium profundi includes the following:
- a CDS encoding TerC family protein, protein MEITPLIWVITIAITIAFFVYEFFAHVRTPHEPTIGESARWSVFYISLALLFGVGIGVVSGWTFGGEYFAGYLTEKALSIDNLFVFLIVMAGFAVPKIYQQKVLMIGIVIALILRGIFIAVGATLIENFSWIFYLFGALLLVLAYRQAFGNHDSDPANGRFMRFVRRHLPVSDEYNNDKLTVVKNGKRFVTPMLLTIIAIGFIDLVFAVDSIPAIYGLTDQAYIVFTANAFALMGLRQLYFLIGGLLERLVYLAQGLAVILAFIGVKLVFHALYVNELPFINGGEAVLWAPEIPIWFSLLFIAATVAVATIASLLKTRRSPASVSRSSETITHKEHY, encoded by the coding sequence TTGGAAATCACCCCGCTCATCTGGGTCATCACGATCGCGATCACGATCGCCTTCTTCGTCTATGAGTTCTTCGCGCATGTGCGCACACCGCACGAGCCGACGATCGGCGAGTCCGCCCGCTGGTCGGTGTTCTACATCAGCCTTGCGCTGCTGTTCGGCGTCGGCATCGGCGTCGTCTCCGGCTGGACCTTCGGCGGAGAGTACTTCGCGGGGTACCTGACTGAGAAGGCGCTGTCGATCGACAACCTCTTCGTCTTCCTCATCGTGATGGCCGGCTTCGCCGTGCCGAAGATCTATCAGCAGAAGGTGTTGATGATCGGCATCGTGATCGCGCTGATCCTCCGTGGCATCTTCATCGCCGTGGGCGCCACGCTGATCGAGAATTTCTCGTGGATCTTCTACCTGTTCGGCGCGCTGCTCCTTGTGCTCGCTTACCGGCAGGCATTCGGCAACCACGACAGCGACCCGGCGAACGGTCGCTTCATGCGCTTCGTGCGTCGCCACCTTCCTGTCAGCGACGAGTACAACAACGACAAGCTCACCGTCGTCAAGAACGGCAAGCGCTTCGTCACCCCGATGCTCCTCACCATCATCGCGATCGGCTTCATCGACCTGGTGTTCGCGGTCGACTCGATCCCCGCGATCTACGGTCTGACCGATCAGGCATACATCGTCTTCACCGCGAACGCCTTCGCGCTCATGGGACTGCGCCAGCTGTACTTCCTCATCGGCGGGCTTCTCGAACGCCTGGTCTACCTCGCGCAGGGGCTCGCGGTCATCCTCGCCTTCATCGGGGTCAAGCTCGTGTTCCACGCCCTGTACGTCAATGAGCTTCCGTTCATCAACGGAGGCGAGGCGGTGTTGTGGGCCCCAGAGATCCCGATCTGGTTCTCATTGCTCTTCATCGCTGCGACCGTCGCCGTGGCGACCATCGCGAGTCTCTTGAAGACACGTCGTTCACCCGCATCAGTTTCTCGGTCGTCCGAAACCATCACCCACAAGGAGCACTATTGA
- a CDS encoding DUF1048 domain-containing protein, which translates to MHRYFLYYGGITSGDTITQMFTELVDLWERASVDGTPVRDIVGDDPVDFTETFAKSYQGKEWIDKERARLNKAFDQAIGKETRS; encoded by the coding sequence ATGCACCGGTACTTCTTGTATTACGGCGGCATCACCAGCGGCGACACCATCACTCAGATGTTCACGGAACTCGTCGACCTCTGGGAGCGGGCGTCCGTCGACGGCACCCCTGTGCGCGACATCGTCGGCGACGACCCGGTCGACTTCACCGAGACGTTCGCCAAGTCCTACCAGGGCAAGGAATGGATCGACAAGGAGCGCGCCCGCCTCAACAAGGCGTTCGACCAGGCGATCGGAAAGGAGACCCGCTCATGA
- a CDS encoding helix-turn-helix domain-containing protein has product MTNASVLVRAARKSRGLTQRDLAQRTNVDQGRVSRFESGREAEFSTIERFLSGAGHRLYSAPTRRDDAATIAAAIRRYLRAALVDLRLSEEGLPLPHGSMPRTGDSGRLALST; this is encoded by the coding sequence ATGACCAATGCATCGGTGCTCGTGCGCGCTGCACGAAAGAGCCGGGGCCTCACTCAGCGCGATCTCGCCCAACGAACCAACGTCGACCAGGGGCGGGTCTCTCGGTTTGAAAGTGGTCGCGAGGCTGAGTTCAGCACCATCGAACGATTCCTCAGCGGCGCCGGCCATCGCCTCTACTCCGCGCCCACGAGGCGGGATGACGCGGCGACCATCGCGGCGGCGATCCGCAGATACCTGCGTGCTGCGCTCGTGGACCTTCGCCTCAGCGAAGAAGGACTGCCCCTCCCGCATGGGTCGATGCCCCGAACAGGCGACTCCGGGCGCCTCGCACTCTCGACGTAG
- a CDS encoding IS630 family transposase has translation MARTGRPKAELVLTDEEREQLTRWARRRKSSQSLALRSRIVLACGDGLTNKDVAAQLGCSAPTVTKWRSRFVEHRLDGLVDDPRPGRPATVTAEQVEDVVVATLETTPENATHWSRAKMAERTGLSKSTIGRVWKAFGLKPHRTDGFKLSNDPLFVEKVYDIVGLYLDPPESAVVLSVDEKSQVQALSRSQPAFPMMPGMPEKRTHDYFRHGTTSLFAAMNVEDGTVIASTHRRHRATEFKKFLAKIDQNVPEHLDIHVVCDNYGTHKHPTVKTWLTKHPRFHMHFTPTYSSWINQVERLFAEVTRDLLQRSDHRSVQALEKDLRNWIKAWNENPKPFIWTKTAEQILESLGRLLQRTNGSGH, from the coding sequence ATGGCACGAACTGGGCGTCCCAAGGCTGAGCTGGTCCTCACGGATGAGGAGCGGGAGCAACTCACTCGGTGGGCGAGGCGGCGGAAGTCGTCGCAGTCTCTGGCGTTGCGTTCGCGTATCGTGCTGGCCTGTGGTGACGGGCTCACGAATAAGGATGTCGCCGCGCAACTGGGCTGTTCGGCACCGACGGTCACGAAGTGGCGGTCTCGGTTCGTGGAGCATCGCCTGGATGGGCTCGTCGATGATCCGCGGCCCGGCCGACCCGCGACGGTGACCGCTGAGCAGGTCGAGGATGTCGTAGTGGCGACGCTGGAGACCACGCCGGAGAACGCGACGCACTGGTCAAGGGCGAAGATGGCCGAGCGCACAGGGTTGTCGAAGTCGACGATCGGGCGGGTCTGGAAAGCATTCGGCCTCAAGCCCCACCGCACCGACGGGTTCAAACTCTCGAACGATCCGTTGTTCGTAGAGAAGGTCTACGACATCGTTGGCCTCTACCTGGACCCACCCGAATCCGCCGTCGTTCTTTCGGTGGATGAAAAATCTCAAGTGCAGGCGCTGTCGCGGTCACAGCCCGCGTTCCCGATGATGCCGGGCATGCCCGAGAAACGCACCCACGACTACTTCCGGCACGGCACGACGAGCCTGTTCGCGGCGATGAACGTCGAGGACGGCACCGTGATCGCATCCACCCATCGTCGTCACCGGGCCACAGAGTTCAAGAAGTTCCTGGCCAAGATCGACCAGAACGTGCCCGAACACCTTGATATCCACGTGGTCTGCGACAACTACGGCACCCACAAGCATCCGACGGTGAAGACCTGGCTGACCAAGCATCCCCGGTTCCACATGCACTTCACCCCGACGTATTCCTCGTGGATCAACCAGGTCGAACGGCTCTTCGCCGAAGTCACCCGCGACCTCCTCCAGCGCTCCGATCACCGCAGCGTCCAAGCACTCGAGAAAGACCTCCGCAACTGGATCAAGGCATGGAACGAGAACCCGAAACCCTTCATCTGGACCAAGACCGCCGAGCAGATCCTCGAGTCCCTCGGACGACTATTGCAACGAACTAACGGTTCGGGACACTAG
- a CDS encoding aggregation-promoting factor C-terminal-like domain-containing protein, with protein sequence MLKNQLQSPARRRKAGISLAIGVLVATGIAVAAPAVAAMTAQTSVADAKPSGVETAAAAEAVVAGRSALTDAAAAVSAAQNSGLDLGEASTAVDTSGLLEAMDDLDDVDALSALELPIVRVKASAEITSVTTQTAALRERQTAALAAVEAAKQAAAAEAAAAALANANTPDAAKATAAAIAADQYGWGSGEFECLNLLWEKESGWNYEAYNQDGGATGIPQSLPGDKMASFGADWATNATTQIRWGLDYIQRAYGSPCSAWGQSQSVNWY encoded by the coding sequence ATGCTCAAGAACCAGTTGCAGTCCCCTGCCCGTCGGCGCAAAGCCGGCATCAGCCTCGCGATCGGCGTCCTCGTCGCCACCGGAATCGCCGTCGCTGCCCCCGCCGTCGCGGCCATGACCGCGCAGACCTCCGTCGCCGATGCCAAGCCATCCGGCGTCGAGACCGCCGCAGCGGCTGAGGCTGTCGTCGCCGGCCGCTCAGCGCTGACCGACGCCGCTGCGGCGGTCTCCGCAGCACAGAACAGCGGCCTCGACCTCGGCGAGGCGAGCACCGCTGTCGACACCTCCGGCCTGCTCGAGGCCATGGACGACCTGGACGACGTCGATGCGCTCTCCGCGCTGGAGCTGCCCATCGTGCGCGTGAAGGCCAGCGCAGAGATCACTTCCGTCACGACCCAGACGGCCGCGCTGCGCGAGCGTCAGACTGCCGCCCTCGCTGCAGTCGAAGCCGCCAAGCAGGCGGCGGCCGCCGAAGCCGCCGCTGCCGCTCTCGCCAATGCGAACACGCCCGACGCTGCCAAGGCGACGGCGGCAGCCATCGCCGCCGACCAGTACGGCTGGGGCAGCGGCGAGTTCGAATGCCTGAATCTGCTGTGGGAGAAGGAATCGGGCTGGAACTACGAGGCCTACAACCAGGACGGCGGCGCCACCGGCATCCCGCAGTCGCTGCCCGGCGACAAGATGGCCAGTTTCGGTGCGGACTGGGCGACCAACGCGACCACGCAGATCCGCTGGGGCCTGGACTACATCCAGCGCGCCTACGGCAGCCCGTGCTCGGCGTGGGGCCAGTCGCAGTCGGTGAACTGGTACTGA
- a CDS encoding class I adenylate-forming enzyme family protein → MSTAQRRLLAVGVTHGDRVAIFMRNRSEFIELYLACFRIGAVAVPLNHRFQADEVAFACNHCGAKLLLTDGPLYSRVQDVKAEIPTLESIYLYGDVPADAGNTWDQVDGDASSGSEWPPIDDDDPAMILYTSGSTGKPKGVVHTHRSILDTAAGRAATQQLTADDVSLAATAICHGGGSIGVTFPTLYAGGSVVILEESEPDLFLEAVTRHRPTRTLLLPAQLLDAVASPRAEGVDFASLREVQCGGDQISPDLYAQFAKIEDLELNQAYGMTECEGCCMNPPFGIIKRGSIGQARQGIEIRLVHDGREVPDGEVGEFLIRSTSVMAGYWDDPENTQAVFVDGWLRTGDLGRRDEDGYYYFEGRIKEVIIKGGSNISPGEVEDVLNAHPDVELSGVVGTPDPRLGALVHAFVQPTPAAPAPSEHELVAYASERLAAYKVPDRWTFVSDLPRNDVGKIDRKALHARAAELDAPASS, encoded by the coding sequence ATGTCGACCGCTCAGCGTCGGCTCCTGGCGGTCGGCGTCACGCACGGCGATCGCGTCGCGATCTTCATGCGCAATCGCTCGGAGTTCATCGAACTTTATCTCGCGTGCTTCCGCATCGGCGCGGTCGCCGTGCCTCTCAACCATCGCTTTCAGGCCGACGAGGTCGCGTTCGCATGCAACCACTGCGGAGCGAAGCTGCTGCTCACGGATGGACCGCTCTACTCGCGCGTCCAGGATGTGAAGGCGGAGATCCCGACGCTCGAGTCGATCTACCTCTACGGCGACGTGCCGGCGGATGCGGGGAACACCTGGGATCAGGTGGACGGTGACGCCTCGAGCGGATCGGAGTGGCCGCCGATCGATGATGACGATCCGGCCATGATCCTCTACACGTCCGGAAGCACTGGCAAGCCCAAGGGCGTCGTGCACACCCATCGCTCGATCCTCGACACGGCCGCCGGACGCGCAGCGACGCAGCAGCTCACTGCAGACGACGTCTCGCTCGCCGCGACCGCGATCTGCCACGGCGGCGGATCGATCGGCGTGACCTTCCCGACGTTGTACGCCGGGGGCAGCGTGGTCATCCTGGAAGAGAGCGAACCCGATCTCTTCCTCGAAGCCGTGACGCGGCATAGGCCGACGCGCACTCTGCTCCTGCCTGCGCAGCTGCTCGACGCGGTCGCTTCTCCTCGGGCAGAGGGCGTCGACTTCGCAAGCCTGCGCGAGGTGCAGTGCGGCGGCGATCAGATCTCGCCCGACTTGTACGCGCAGTTCGCCAAGATCGAGGACCTCGAGTTGAATCAGGCGTACGGCATGACCGAGTGCGAGGGATGCTGCATGAATCCGCCGTTCGGAATCATCAAGCGTGGTTCCATCGGCCAGGCCCGTCAGGGCATCGAGATCCGGTTGGTGCACGATGGGCGAGAGGTCCCAGACGGCGAAGTCGGCGAGTTCCTGATCCGCAGCACGTCCGTCATGGCCGGGTACTGGGACGATCCCGAGAACACTCAGGCTGTGTTCGTCGACGGTTGGCTCCGCACCGGCGACCTCGGGCGGCGCGACGAGGACGGCTATTACTACTTCGAGGGACGCATCAAGGAAGTCATCATCAAGGGCGGTTCGAACATCTCACCCGGTGAAGTCGAGGACGTGCTGAACGCGCACCCGGATGTCGAGCTGAGCGGTGTGGTGGGAACGCCCGACCCGCGGCTCGGCGCGCTCGTGCACGCTTTCGTGCAGCCGACTCCGGCGGCGCCTGCTCCCTCAGAGCATGAGCTCGTCGCCTACGCATCCGAACGACTCGCGGCCTACAAGGTTCCCGATCGGTGGACCTTCGTCAGCGATCTGCCGCGCAACGACGTCGGCAAGATCGACCGGAAGGCCCTGCATGCTCGCGCAGCCGAACTGGACGCGCCCGCATCAAGCTGA
- a CDS encoding isocitrate lyase, producing the protein MTAYQDDIDAIRTLTDENGSSWNAINPESVARMRAQNRFRTGLEIAQYTADIMRRDMGEYDADSSLYTQSLGVWHGFIGQQKLISIKKHLKTTNKRYLYLSGWMVAALRSEFGPLPDQSMHEKTSVPALIEELYTFLRQADARELDLLFTKLDDARAAGDETTEEFIQSQIDNYETHVVPIIADIDAGFGNPEATYLLAKKMIEAGACAIQIENQVSDEKQCGHQDGKVTVPHEDFIAKLTAVRYAFLELGIDNGVIVARTDSLGAGLTQKLAVSQAPGDLGDQYNSFLDVEEISAAELGDGDVVIKRDGKLLRPKRLASNLYQFRAGTGEERCVLDSITSLQNGADLLWIETEKPHVAQIAGMMNEVRKVIPNAKLVYNNSPSFNWTLNFRQQAYDRFAAEGKDVSAYDRAALMSVEYDGTELGRLADEMIRDFQRDGSAQAGIFHHLITLPTYHTAALSTDDLAKGYFGDEGMLAYVQGVQRREIREGIATVKHQNMAGSDIGDNHKEYFAGDAALKAGGKDNTMNQFS; encoded by the coding sequence ATGACTGCGTACCAAGACGACATCGACGCCATCCGCACTCTCACCGACGAGAACGGCTCCAGCTGGAACGCCATCAACCCCGAGTCCGTCGCCCGCATGCGGGCGCAGAACAGGTTCAGGACCGGGCTCGAGATCGCTCAGTACACGGCCGACATCATGCGCCGCGACATGGGCGAGTACGACGCCGACTCGTCGCTCTACACGCAGTCGCTCGGCGTCTGGCACGGATTCATCGGTCAGCAGAAGCTCATCTCGATCAAGAAGCACCTGAAGACCACGAACAAGCGCTACCTCTACCTTTCCGGGTGGATGGTCGCAGCCCTCCGTTCCGAGTTCGGGCCCCTTCCCGATCAGTCGATGCACGAGAAGACCTCCGTGCCCGCGCTCATCGAGGAGCTGTACACCTTCCTCCGCCAGGCCGATGCCCGCGAGCTCGACCTGCTGTTCACCAAGCTCGATGACGCCCGCGCGGCAGGCGACGAGACGACGGAGGAGTTCATCCAGTCGCAGATCGACAACTACGAGACTCACGTCGTGCCGATCATCGCCGACATCGACGCCGGCTTCGGCAATCCGGAGGCGACCTACCTTCTCGCCAAGAAGATGATCGAGGCGGGCGCCTGCGCCATCCAGATCGAGAACCAGGTCTCCGACGAGAAGCAGTGCGGCCACCAGGACGGCAAGGTCACGGTGCCGCACGAGGACTTCATCGCGAAACTCACCGCCGTGCGTTACGCATTCCTCGAGCTCGGGATCGACAACGGCGTGATCGTGGCGCGCACCGACTCGCTCGGTGCGGGCCTCACGCAGAAGCTCGCGGTCTCCCAGGCCCCCGGTGACCTCGGCGACCAGTACAACTCTTTCCTCGACGTCGAAGAGATCTCCGCGGCCGAGTTGGGCGACGGGGATGTCGTCATCAAGCGCGACGGCAAGCTGCTGCGCCCGAAGCGCCTCGCGAGCAACCTGTACCAGTTCCGTGCAGGAACCGGCGAGGAGCGCTGCGTGCTCGACAGCATCACGTCGTTGCAGAACGGAGCCGACCTGTTGTGGATCGAGACCGAGAAGCCGCACGTCGCCCAGATCGCGGGAATGATGAACGAGGTGCGCAAGGTCATCCCGAACGCGAAGCTCGTCTACAACAACAGCCCGTCCTTCAACTGGACCCTCAACTTCCGCCAGCAGGCCTACGACCGGTTCGCCGCCGAGGGCAAAGATGTCTCGGCATACGATCGCGCGGCGCTCATGAGCGTCGAGTACGACGGCACCGAGCTCGGACGACTGGCCGATGAGATGATCCGCGACTTCCAGCGCGACGGGTCCGCCCAGGCCGGGATCTTCCACCACCTCATCACGCTTCCGACTTACCACACGGCTGCGCTGTCGACGGATGACCTGGCCAAGGGCTACTTCGGCGACGAGGGGATGCTCGCCTACGTGCAGGGCGTGCAGCGCCGCGAGATCCGTGAGGGCATCGCCACCGTCAAGCACCAGAACATGGCCGGCAGCGACATCGGCGACAACCACAAGGAGTACTTCGCCGGCGACGCCGCGCTGAAGGCCGGCGGCAAGGACAACACCATGAACCAGTTCAGCTGA
- a CDS encoding TrmH family RNA methyltransferase, which yields MPHEHRQQRAKPVSNTKAVSTRNATFQYWETLLGNRTKRNRAGEMIVQGVRPINLVLESDLEVRAVLITHTNRRSPWASETIAAVQATGAASWLVAPELMTELGEKEEEPPELLLIVAIPADDLSRLPISADALFVALDRPASPGNIGSIVRSVDALGGHGVIVTGHAADPYDPRALRASTGSAIMTPTVRIPGIHPALEWIEKLRADGVEIQIVGTAEDGMHDVWDVDLTKPTLLVTGNEHSGMSAAWKEACDVLTRIPMTGHASSLNAANATAAILYEATRQRRTAGRTTH from the coding sequence ATGCCACACGAACACCGCCAGCAGCGCGCGAAGCCGGTCTCGAACACCAAGGCGGTCTCCACTCGCAACGCGACATTCCAGTACTGGGAGACGCTGCTCGGCAACCGCACGAAGCGAAATCGCGCTGGCGAGATGATCGTGCAGGGCGTGCGCCCCATCAACCTCGTGCTCGAATCCGACCTCGAGGTGCGGGCGGTGCTGATCACGCACACGAACAGGCGCTCACCCTGGGCGTCCGAGACGATCGCCGCCGTACAGGCGACGGGCGCCGCGTCGTGGCTGGTCGCGCCTGAACTCATGACTGAACTCGGCGAGAAGGAGGAGGAGCCACCGGAGCTTCTGCTGATCGTCGCGATTCCCGCCGACGACCTGTCCCGGCTTCCAATCTCGGCCGATGCCCTCTTCGTCGCCCTGGACCGCCCGGCCTCCCCCGGCAACATCGGCTCGATCGTGCGCTCGGTGGATGCACTCGGCGGCCACGGCGTGATCGTGACCGGGCATGCCGCCGACCCTTATGACCCACGCGCGCTGCGCGCCTCCACCGGATCAGCCATCATGACGCCGACCGTCCGGATCCCCGGCATCCATCCTGCTCTCGAATGGATCGAGAAGCTGCGCGCCGACGGCGTCGAGATCCAGATCGTGGGAACGGCTGAAGACGGTATGCACGACGTGTGGGATGTCGACCTCACGAAGCCGACGCTTCTCGTGACAGGCAACGAGCACTCCGGCATGTCGGCGGCCTGGAAGGAAGCGTGCGATGTGCTGACCCGCATCCCGATGACAGGTCACGCTTCTTCGCTGAACGCCGCGAATGCGACCGCGGCGATCCTCTATGAGGCGACCAGGCAGCGCCGAACGGCGGGCCGCACGACGCACTGA
- a CDS encoding hemolysin family protein — MADLLWNIALVFTFVLIGGAFAATEMALVTLRESQINAIGQRGRRGAKVAALARNPNTFLSAVQIGVTVAGFASAAYGATSIAPSLVPLLESWGLAPPLALTIATLVLTLIIAYLSLVLGELVPKRLAIQRNAQFAYAVAPALDGFATVMRPVIWLLSVSTNAIVRLLGGDPHKTSDELTDEEVRDIVATHQGLPDDERRILDDVLSLRGRQISEVMRPRPEVIALDKTASIAEVMTQIRELPFSRYPISDRSIDDITGFVHVRDLFEAVADDPGRPLAALIREIPYIPSTARVLPTLSRMRADGHQIAVVVDEYGGTDGLVTLEDLVEEVVGEIFDEYDTAVLDAPGGGIDGRLNLQDFEEATGLELPRGSSDTIAGFVTERLGRLALVGDAVDVPGATIQVAELDRRRIARVRVTLRATDDPDPSAAQSSNA, encoded by the coding sequence ATGGCAGACCTGCTCTGGAACATCGCTCTAGTCTTCACGTTCGTCCTGATCGGTGGGGCATTCGCTGCCACCGAGATGGCGCTCGTCACTCTGCGCGAGAGTCAGATCAACGCGATTGGACAGCGTGGTCGCCGTGGCGCGAAGGTGGCGGCGCTGGCTCGCAACCCGAACACCTTCCTCTCTGCAGTGCAGATCGGCGTCACCGTGGCCGGCTTCGCCTCGGCCGCGTATGGAGCGACGTCGATCGCGCCGTCCCTGGTGCCCCTGCTCGAATCGTGGGGGCTTGCTCCGCCTCTCGCCCTCACGATCGCGACGCTTGTTCTCACTTTGATCATCGCGTACCTCTCCCTCGTGCTGGGTGAACTGGTACCGAAGCGGCTCGCCATCCAGCGAAACGCCCAGTTCGCGTACGCGGTCGCCCCGGCGCTGGATGGCTTCGCGACCGTGATGCGGCCGGTGATCTGGCTTCTGTCCGTTTCGACCAACGCGATCGTGCGTCTCCTGGGCGGAGATCCGCACAAGACGTCTGATGAGCTGACCGACGAGGAAGTCCGCGACATCGTCGCCACGCATCAGGGCCTCCCTGATGACGAGCGGCGCATCCTCGATGACGTGCTCTCCCTCCGCGGGCGCCAGATCAGCGAGGTCATGCGCCCTCGCCCGGAGGTGATCGCGCTCGACAAGACGGCGAGCATCGCCGAGGTGATGACCCAGATACGAGAGCTCCCGTTCTCCCGCTACCCCATCTCGGACCGGTCCATTGACGACATCACCGGGTTCGTCCATGTCCGCGATCTCTTCGAAGCGGTTGCCGACGATCCAGGGCGTCCGCTCGCTGCTCTCATCCGCGAGATCCCCTACATCCCATCGACAGCGCGGGTCCTGCCTACACTGTCGCGAATGCGTGCGGATGGACACCAGATCGCCGTCGTCGTCGACGAGTACGGCGGGACGGACGGGCTTGTCACGCTGGAGGATCTGGTCGAAGAAGTCGTCGGCGAGATATTCGACGAGTACGACACGGCAGTGCTGGATGCTCCGGGCGGTGGTATCGACGGACGCCTGAACCTGCAGGACTTCGAAGAGGCGACGGGCCTCGAATTGCCGCGAGGTTCGTCGGACACTATCGCCGGGTTCGTGACCGAACGTCTGGGCCGCCTTGCCCTCGTGGGAGATGCCGTCGACGTGCCTGGAGCGACGATCCAGGTAGCCGAGCTCGATCGTCGGCGCATCGCCAGGGTGCGCGTCACGCTGCGCGCCACCGACGATCCGGACCCGTCAGCCGCGCAGTCGTCGAACGCATGA
- a CDS encoding ISL3 family transposase, whose translation MRNVSLWSALLGVEKTVIEDVEFDEDEQALIVRVRPRKSARGRCGACGRRCPAYDRGEGQRRWRGLDLGTIRVYLVADASRVSCAVHGVTVRQVPWARHGAGHTYAFDDQVAWLATRSSKSTVTQLMRIAWRTVGAVIARVWADAEALHDRFDGLRRIGIDEISYKRGHKYLMVVVDHDTKTLVWAAPGRSKDTLREFFDLLGAERCTLITHVSADGADFIGSVVAEKCPNAVRVADPFHIVMWATEALNEVRRESWNEARKLARAEPSRPRGRPPADAPGRPQSERATRLKGARFALLKNPDTLTEHQSEKLAWIVKADPRLYRAYLLKEGLRAIFKMPLEAARDALDGWVSWARRSRIPAFVKLQRSIVKHRDRILAAIEHGLSNALIESTNTKIRLITRIAFGFKSADALIALAMLTLGPHRPALPGR comes from the coding sequence GTGCGGAATGTCAGTCTATGGTCGGCGTTGCTCGGGGTCGAGAAGACGGTGATCGAGGATGTCGAGTTCGACGAAGACGAGCAGGCGCTGATCGTGCGGGTGAGGCCACGGAAATCGGCTCGTGGCCGGTGCGGGGCGTGTGGGCGTCGCTGCCCGGCGTATGACCGTGGTGAGGGTCAGCGGCGGTGGCGGGGCCTGGATCTCGGCACGATCCGGGTATATCTGGTCGCCGACGCGTCGCGGGTGTCGTGCGCGGTGCACGGGGTGACCGTGCGGCAGGTGCCGTGGGCTCGTCATGGTGCCGGTCACACGTATGCGTTCGATGATCAGGTTGCATGGCTGGCGACGAGATCGTCGAAGAGCACGGTGACGCAGTTGATGCGGATCGCGTGGCGCACGGTCGGTGCGGTCATCGCCCGCGTCTGGGCAGATGCCGAGGCTCTGCATGACCGGTTCGACGGGCTGCGGCGGATCGGGATCGACGAGATCAGTTACAAGAGGGGCCACAAGTATCTGATGGTCGTCGTTGACCATGACACGAAGACCCTCGTATGGGCTGCGCCCGGGCGCAGCAAGGACACGCTGCGAGAGTTCTTCGACCTTCTCGGGGCGGAGCGTTGCACCCTGATCACGCATGTTTCCGCGGATGGAGCGGACTTCATCGGCAGCGTCGTGGCGGAGAAATGTCCGAACGCGGTCCGCGTCGCCGATCCATTTCATATCGTGATGTGGGCTACCGAGGCGCTCAACGAGGTGCGGCGCGAGTCGTGGAACGAGGCCCGTAAGCTCGCTCGGGCCGAGCCGAGCAGGCCACGGGGCCGCCCGCCCGCTGACGCGCCTGGCCGGCCGCAGTCCGAGCGGGCGACCAGGCTGAAGGGCGCCCGGTTCGCGCTACTGAAGAACCCGGACACCCTCACCGAGCATCAGAGCGAGAAGCTCGCGTGGATCGTGAAAGCTGACCCGCGGCTCTACCGGGCGTACCTGCTCAAAGAAGGGCTGCGGGCGATCTTCAAGATGCCGCTCGAAGCGGCACGAGACGCCCTCGACGGGTGGGTGTCGTGGGCGAGACGATCCCGGATCCCCGCGTTCGTGAAGCTTCAACGCAGCATCGTGAAACACCGTGACCGGATCCTCGCTGCGATCGAGCACGGCCTCTCCAACGCCCTCATCGAATCAACGAACACGAAGATCAGACTCATCACCCGAATCGCATTCGGCTTCAAATCAGCTGACGCGCTCATCGCCCTCGCAATGCTCACCCTCGGACCCCACCGACCCGCACTCCCCGGCCGATGA